From Bacillus sp. FSL K6-3431, the proteins below share one genomic window:
- the topA gene encoding type I DNA topoisomerase — MSDYLVIVESPAKAKTIERYLGKKYKVKASMGHVRDLPKSQMGVDVEQNFEPKYITIRGKGPVMKELRTAAKKAKKIFLAADPDREGEAIAWHLANSLNVDIHSDCRVVFNEITKDAIKESFKHPRPINMDLVDAQQARRILDRLVGYNISPLLWKKVKKGLSAGRVQSVALRLIIDRENEIKDFIPEEYWSIEGNFKKMKAEFQAAFFGLNGKKQKLSSEEDVNSIMEKLSDDVFKVASVVKKERKRNPALPFTTSSLQQEAARKLNFRARKTMMLAQQLYEGMDLGKEGTVGLITYMRTDSTRISEVAQKEAAEYISSQYGKEYIKTSELKAKKKGNTQDAHEAVRPTSTMRDPNKVKTFLSRDQLRLYKLIWERFIASQMAPAVMDTMTVDLQNGEVTFRANGSKIKFPGFMKVYVEGSDDQLDEKENLLPDLVEGDEVIAEAINPKQHFTQPPPRYTEARLVKTLEELGIGRPSTYAPTLDTIQKRGYVALENKRFIPTELGEIVLELIMEFFPEVINVEFTVKMESELDEIEEGKVAWVSIIDEFYKGFEINLKKAEVEMREVEIKDEYAGEDCDLCGNPMVIKMGRYGKFMACSNFPDCRNTKAIVKQIGVKCPTCEKGEIIERKSKKKRIFYGCDRYPECEFISWDKPIERVCPKCSNTLVEKKLKKGIQVQCVNCDYKEMSQQ, encoded by the coding sequence ATGTCAGATTACTTAGTAATTGTAGAATCGCCTGCTAAGGCAAAAACAATAGAACGATATTTAGGGAAAAAATATAAAGTAAAGGCATCCATGGGCCATGTGCGTGATTTACCAAAGAGTCAAATGGGTGTGGATGTTGAACAAAACTTTGAACCGAAATATATTACAATCAGGGGAAAAGGGCCGGTCATGAAAGAATTACGTACAGCGGCTAAGAAAGCCAAAAAGATTTTTCTGGCGGCTGACCCGGATCGTGAAGGGGAAGCAATAGCTTGGCATTTGGCAAACAGCCTTAATGTAGATATACATTCAGACTGTCGGGTAGTTTTTAATGAAATTACTAAAGATGCGATAAAAGAATCGTTTAAACACCCACGACCAATCAATATGGACCTTGTAGATGCGCAGCAAGCAAGACGTATTCTTGATAGGCTCGTTGGTTATAATATCAGTCCGCTTTTATGGAAAAAGGTTAAAAAAGGCTTGAGTGCAGGTAGGGTACAATCAGTAGCCCTTAGATTGATTATTGATCGGGAAAATGAAATAAAGGATTTTATACCTGAAGAGTATTGGTCGATTGAAGGAAACTTTAAGAAAATGAAAGCTGAATTTCAGGCAGCATTTTTCGGCTTAAATGGGAAAAAGCAGAAGCTAAGTTCAGAAGAAGACGTAAATTCTATCATGGAGAAGCTTTCAGATGATGTATTTAAAGTCGCTTCTGTTGTAAAAAAGGAAAGAAAGAGAAATCCAGCTTTACCATTTACGACTTCATCCTTACAGCAAGAAGCGGCGCGAAAGCTGAACTTCCGTGCTAGAAAAACGATGATGCTTGCCCAACAACTTTATGAAGGTATGGATCTTGGAAAAGAAGGTACTGTCGGGTTAATCACTTATATGCGAACGGATTCTACTAGAATCTCCGAAGTGGCCCAAAAAGAAGCGGCGGAATATATTTCATCACAATACGGTAAGGAATATATAAAAACGAGTGAATTGAAAGCAAAGAAAAAAGGGAATACACAAGATGCGCATGAGGCAGTAAGACCTACTAGTACAATGCGTGATCCTAATAAAGTAAAAACATTTTTAAGTAGGGATCAACTCAGACTTTATAAGCTAATTTGGGAAAGGTTTATTGCGAGTCAAATGGCACCGGCGGTTATGGATACGATGACGGTGGACTTGCAAAATGGAGAAGTTACTTTTCGAGCAAATGGGTCAAAAATTAAATTTCCAGGATTTATGAAAGTGTATGTAGAAGGTTCGGACGATCAGTTGGATGAAAAAGAAAACCTTCTACCTGACCTAGTCGAAGGAGATGAAGTAATTGCTGAAGCAATTAATCCGAAACAGCATTTTACTCAGCCGCCTCCAAGATATACGGAAGCGAGATTAGTCAAAACACTTGAGGAACTTGGAATAGGGCGACCATCCACATATGCACCAACACTAGATACAATTCAAAAACGTGGTTATGTAGCATTGGAAAATAAACGCTTCATTCCTACCGAGCTTGGTGAAATTGTATTGGAGCTTATTATGGAATTCTTTCCAGAAGTGATTAACGTCGAGTTTACTGTGAAAATGGAAAGTGAACTAGATGAAATTGAAGAAGGAAAGGTCGCATGGGTGTCGATTATTGATGAATTCTACAAAGGATTCGAAATTAATTTGAAAAAAGCTGAAGTTGAAATGCGAGAAGTAGAAATTAAAGATGAGTATGCTGGAGAAGACTGTGACCTTTGCGGTAATCCTATGGTAATTAAAATGGGTAGATATGGGAAATTTATGGCTTGTAGCAATTTTCCGGATTGCAGAAATACGAAAGCGATTGTAAAACAAATTGGTGTAAAGTGTCCAACTTGTGAAAAGGGCGAAATCATTGAAAGAAAAAGTAAGAAAAAACGAATTTTCTACGGATGTGATCGTTATCCGGAATGCGAATTTATTTCTTGGGATAAGCCAATTGAACGTGTTTGTCCTAAGTGTAGCAATACGCTTGTTGAGAAAAAACTTAAAAAAGGCATTCAGGTACAATGTGTAAATTGTGACTATAAAGAAATGTCTCAACAGTAA
- the lepB gene encoding signal peptidase I — MAKEKNEIWEWTKALLIAIGLAVVIRYFLFAPIVVDGLSMMPTLHNGDRMIVNKIGKPDRFDIIVFHAPEQKDYIKRVIGLPGDTIEYKDDTLYVNGKPYEEPYLDIYKKQIADGPLTEDFTLEDTPGENEVVPEGEVFVMGDNRRFSKDSRHIGTIPVEKVIGDTSLVYWPIKDIRIVK; from the coding sequence ATGGCAAAAGAAAAAAATGAGATTTGGGAATGGACAAAAGCCTTACTCATTGCAATTGGCTTAGCTGTAGTTATAAGATACTTTCTTTTCGCACCAATTGTTGTAGATGGCTTATCGATGATGCCTACTTTACATAATGGTGATCGTATGATAGTAAACAAAATAGGAAAGCCTGATCGTTTTGATATAATTGTTTTTCATGCACCAGAGCAAAAAGATTATATTAAACGAGTAATTGGTCTTCCTGGTGATACGATAGAATATAAAGATGATACATTGTATGTGAACGGCAAACCATATGAAGAACCTTATCTAGATATTTATAAAAAGCAAATCGCAGATGGTCCATTAACGGAAGATTTTACATTAGAAGACACTCCTGGAGAAAACGAAGTAGTGCCTGAGGGTGAAGTTTTTGTTATGGGAGATAATCGTCGCTTTAGTAAGGACAGTCGGCATATTGGGACAATTCCAGTTGAAAAAGTGATTGGGGATACATCTCTAGTATATTGGCCGATTAAGGATATTAGAATTGTGAAATAG
- the dprA gene encoding DNA-processing protein DprA gives MHIFKEKLLHLIHCRTVSNKALRALLQHDPELKNLYVTPLDDLQRILQLTPSQMKIFSRDFRSIEIQRLLKLYSSKNIMIITYNDPEYPQLLKEIYDPPIVLFSIGDTSILEKNAIAIVGARDANQYAEIAIDHLLPRLIKENFVIVSGLANGTDTIAHKRAIAYGGKTIAILGGGFFHIYPRENKQLAEKIKQSHLLISEYPPIQRPEKWHFPMRNRIISGLALGTIVVQAKSKSGSLITADCALEVGREVFALPGNIDDPLSAGTNHLIQQGAKLVTSSQDIIDELNLDY, from the coding sequence ATTCATATTTTCAAAGAAAAGCTATTACATCTCATCCACTGTCGCACGGTAAGTAATAAGGCCCTAAGAGCACTATTGCAACATGATCCAGAATTGAAAAACCTCTATGTTACACCACTTGACGACCTCCAACGAATTCTTCAGCTTACACCTTCCCAAATGAAGATATTTTCACGAGATTTCCGTTCTATTGAAATCCAGCGATTACTTAAGCTTTATTCATCAAAAAATATAATGATTATCACGTATAATGATCCAGAATATCCACAATTATTAAAAGAAATTTATGATCCGCCAATTGTTTTATTTTCGATAGGAGATACATCAATATTAGAAAAAAATGCAATTGCAATTGTAGGAGCGCGTGATGCTAATCAGTATGCTGAGATAGCGATAGATCACCTATTACCGCGCTTAATCAAAGAAAACTTTGTTATCGTTAGTGGTTTGGCAAATGGAACGGATACAATTGCACATAAACGCGCAATTGCTTACGGTGGGAAAACAATTGCAATTTTGGGTGGCGGTTTTTTTCATATTTATCCTCGAGAAAATAAGCAACTAGCGGAAAAAATAAAGCAAAGTCATTTATTAATATCAGAATATCCACCAATCCAACGTCCCGAAAAGTGGCATTTTCCGATGAGAAATAGAATTATTAGTGGTTTAGCTTTGGGTACTATCGTTGTACAAGCTAAAAGTAAAAGTGGTTCATTAATTACAGCGGACTGCGCATTGGAGGTTGGGCGTGAAGTGTTTGCATTACCAGGTAATATCGATGATCCACTGTCTGCTGGAACGAATCATCTTATTCAACAAGGAGCTAAGTTAGTCACGTCAAGCCAAGATATAATTGATGAACTAAATCTAGATTACTAG
- the xerC gene encoding tyrosine recombinase XerC: MKEFSDELVYSFIEYLQIEKNYSQYTIDFYRKDIEDFILFMNAQGIKAFPDVEYSDARLYVTDLYNREYARSSAARKISCLRSFFKFLLREKKAKENPFALVIQRKEGTRLPNFFYVEEMELLFEACSPSTLLGKRNLALLELLYATGIRVSECANIQLKDVDFDFGTLLVKGKGRKERYVPFGSFALDALQAYLDDVREQLLGIKEHQYLFLNARGGHLTTRGIRYILNKIIAEASLTGKIHPHMLRHSFATHLLNNGADMRTVQELLGHAHLSSTQVYTHVTKEHLRKTYMNYHPRA, translated from the coding sequence GTGAAAGAATTTTCAGATGAATTAGTATATTCTTTTATCGAATACTTGCAAATAGAAAAAAACTATTCCCAGTATACAATTGATTTCTATAGAAAAGATATTGAAGACTTTATTTTATTTATGAATGCACAAGGTATAAAAGCATTTCCAGATGTTGAGTATTCAGACGCACGTTTGTATGTTACTGATTTATATAATCGTGAATATGCACGATCCAGTGCTGCAAGAAAAATATCATGTTTGCGTAGCTTTTTTAAATTTCTCTTAAGAGAAAAAAAAGCGAAGGAAAATCCATTTGCTTTAGTGATTCAACGGAAAGAGGGGACTAGGCTCCCTAACTTTTTTTATGTAGAAGAGATGGAATTATTGTTTGAAGCATGTTCACCATCCACATTATTAGGAAAGCGTAACTTAGCATTATTAGAATTGTTATACGCTACGGGAATTCGTGTAAGCGAGTGCGCAAATATTCAACTGAAAGATGTGGATTTTGACTTTGGTACACTTCTAGTAAAAGGAAAAGGTCGAAAGGAACGTTATGTTCCATTTGGTAGCTTTGCATTAGATGCATTGCAAGCTTATCTAGATGATGTAAGAGAACAACTGCTCGGCATTAAAGAACATCAATACCTGTTCCTTAATGCTAGAGGAGGACATCTAACTACACGTGGAATTCGATACATTTTGAATAAAATAATAGCTGAAGCATCTTTGACGGGAAAGATTCATCCACATATGTTGCGCCATAGTTTTGCAACTCATTTGTTGAATAATGGAGCAGATATGCGGACTGTACAAGAATTGCTGGGGCATGCACATTTATCTTCAACGCAGGTTTATACTCATGTGACAAAAGAGCACTTGAGGAAAACTTATATGAATTATCATCCCCGTGCATAG
- a CDS encoding ribonuclease HII gives MKKTPIKELKELVKNIVDENDQIMIDLLHDTRKGAQYIYEQWKREKGLKEKELQRYKGMCKLEVIAQTEGYEAIAGIDEAGRGPLAGPVVSAAVILKKDSFIEGLNDSKKISKKKRMLLYEAILAEAVSVGVGIIDSKEIDQMNIYEATKKSMLAAVQNLKRQPDILFIDAMTLNSPYPERSFIKGDAISVSIAAASIIAKVTRDEIMTRYHQEYPEYGFIDHMGYGTKNHVDAIHTYGACPIHRTSFEPIKSMLI, from the coding sequence ATGAAAAAGACACCCATTAAAGAGTTGAAAGAATTAGTGAAAAATATTGTAGATGAAAACGATCAGATTATGATTGATCTTCTACATGATACAAGGAAAGGTGCACAATATATATATGAGCAATGGAAAAGAGAAAAGGGGCTAAAAGAGAAAGAGCTACAAAGATATAAAGGCATGTGTAAACTCGAAGTAATTGCACAAACCGAAGGATATGAGGCTATCGCAGGCATAGACGAAGCTGGTCGGGGGCCACTAGCGGGGCCGGTCGTTTCCGCGGCAGTTATATTAAAGAAGGATAGTTTTATAGAAGGGTTAAATGATTCTAAAAAAATTAGTAAGAAAAAACGTATGCTTTTATATGAGGCTATTCTCGCAGAAGCAGTTTCGGTAGGAGTGGGCATTATCGATTCAAAAGAAATCGATCAAATGAATATCTATGAAGCCACGAAGAAATCAATGCTTGCTGCTGTCCAAAATTTAAAAAGGCAACCAGATATATTATTTATAGATGCCATGACTTTAAATAGTCCTTATCCAGAAAGATCGTTTATCAAAGGAGATGCAATCAGCGTATCAATAGCAGCAGCTTCTATAATCGCAAAGGTAACCCGTGACGAAATCATGACGAGATACCATCAGGAATATCCTGAATATGGATTTATTGATCATATGGGGTATGGTACGAAAAACCATGTAGATGCTATACATACATATGGTGCATGTCCGATTCATCGTACAAGTTTTGAACCGATAAAATCGATGTTAATATGA
- the rplS gene encoding 50S ribosomal protein L19, with amino-acid sequence MHKLIEEVTKEQLRTDLPSFRAGDTVRVHVKVVEGTRERIQLFEGVVIKRRGGGISETFTVRKISYGVGVERTFPVHTPRIADLDVVRRGKVRRAKLYYLRKLRGKAARIKEIR; translated from the coding sequence ATGCACAAACTTATTGAAGAAGTTACTAAAGAGCAACTTCGCACAGATCTACCATCATTTCGCGCTGGTGATACAGTTCGCGTTCATGTTAAAGTTGTTGAGGGAACACGTGAACGGATCCAGTTATTTGAAGGTGTAGTAATCAAACGTCGCGGAGGCGGAATCAGTGAAACTTTCACTGTTCGAAAAATCTCTTATGGTGTTGGAGTCGAGCGTACATTCCCTGTACACACTCCGAGAATTGCAGACCTAGATGTCGTGCGTCGCGGTAAAGTTCGCCGTGCGAAACTTTACTACTTGCGTAAACTACGCGGTAAAGCTGCTCGAATCAAAGAAATCCGATAA
- a CDS encoding EscU/YscU/HrcU family type III secretion system export apparatus switch protein — MKKENINIENVRQEVVALKYRQDTQDAPIIIAKGKGIVAENILEKAREKEIPVQQDPSLVALLGQLNVNETIPEELYKAVAEVFAFVYRLDRNQTR; from the coding sequence ATGAAAAAAGAAAATATTAATATAGAAAATGTCCGGCAAGAAGTGGTTGCCCTCAAATATCGCCAAGATACACAGGATGCCCCAATAATTATAGCAAAAGGAAAAGGAATTGTAGCAGAAAATATATTGGAAAAAGCAAGAGAAAAAGAGATACCTGTGCAACAAGATCCATCACTTGTTGCATTATTAGGTCAACTAAATGTGAATGAGACAATACCGGAAGAATTATATAAAGCTGTAGCAGAAGTGTTCGCATTTGTCTATCGCCTTGATCGCAACCAAACTCGTTAA
- the sucD gene encoding succinate--CoA ligase subunit alpha has translation MSVFVNKDTKVIVQGITGSTALFHTEQMLEYGTKIVGGVTPGKGGTEAAGVPVFNTVDEAVKTTGANASVIYVPAPFAADAIMEAVDAELDLVICITEHIPVIDMINVKRYMEGKKTRLVGPNCPGVITPDECKIGIMPGYIHTKGHVGVVSRSGTLTYEAVHQLTQAGVGQTTAVGIGGDPVNGTDFIDVLKAFNEDPETEAVIMIGEIGGTAEEEAAEWVKANMSKPVVGFIGGRTAPPGKRMGHAGAIISGGKGTADEKMRVMNECGIKVAETPSVIGETLIEVLKEKGLYEKCKTH, from the coding sequence ATGAGCGTGTTTGTAAACAAAGATACAAAAGTAATTGTCCAAGGGATTACCGGCTCAACAGCCCTTTTCCATACGGAGCAAATGCTCGAATATGGGACGAAAATTGTCGGCGGAGTGACACCGGGAAAAGGCGGTACAGAGGCAGCTGGGGTTCCCGTCTTTAATACAGTAGATGAAGCAGTAAAAACGACTGGAGCAAATGCTTCTGTCATTTATGTACCAGCACCATTTGCAGCAGATGCAATTATGGAAGCGGTAGATGCGGAGTTAGATCTAGTTATTTGTATTACGGAGCATATTCCGGTTATCGATATGATTAATGTAAAGCGCTATATGGAAGGTAAGAAAACTCGCCTTGTTGGACCTAACTGTCCGGGAGTTATTACTCCAGATGAGTGTAAAATAGGAATTATGCCTGGTTATATTCATACAAAAGGCCATGTTGGTGTTGTTTCACGTTCAGGAACATTAACGTATGAAGCTGTTCACCAATTGACACAGGCAGGTGTAGGGCAAACTACAGCTGTAGGTATTGGTGGAGATCCTGTCAACGGTACGGACTTTATCGATGTGTTAAAGGCTTTTAATGAAGATCCAGAAACAGAAGCAGTGATCATGATTGGGGAAATTGGCGGAACGGCTGAGGAAGAAGCTGCTGAATGGGTGAAGGCTAATATGTCTAAACCTGTTGTAGGCTTCATTGGCGGACGTACGGCGCCTCCTGGAAAGCGTATGGGCCATGCAGGAGCAATTATTTCTGGTGGTAAGGGCACAGCAGACGAAAAAATGCGCGTAATGAATGAATGTGGTATTAAAGTTGCCGAAACTCCATCAGTAATCGGTGAAACATTAATCGAAGTACTGAAAGAAAAAGGTTTATACGAAAAGTGTAAAACACATTAA
- the sucC gene encoding ADP-forming succinate--CoA ligase subunit beta: protein MNIHEYQGKEILRKYGVTVPAGKVAFTVEEAVEAAKELGGDVNVVKAQIHAGGRGKAGGVKVAKNLEEVRTYAEEILGKTLVTPQTGPEGKEVKRLLIEEGCDIKKEYYVGLVVDRATDRIVLMASEEGGTEIEEVAEKSPEKIFYEVVDPAVGLTGFQARRVAFNINIPKELVGKAAKFMLSLYKAFEEKDCSIAEINPLVVTGDGNVIALDAKLNFDANALFKHKDILEYRDLDEEDAKEIEASKYDLSYISLDGNIGCMVNGAGLAMATMDIIKHYGGDPANFLDVGGGATAEKVTEAFKIILSDENVQGIFVNIFGGIMKCDIIATGVVEAAKQVSLEVPLVVRLEGTNVDLGKKILNESGLNIIAAESMADGAQKIVELVG, encoded by the coding sequence ATGAATATCCACGAGTATCAAGGTAAAGAAATCCTCAGAAAGTATGGGGTAACTGTACCGGCAGGCAAAGTTGCTTTTACCGTTGAAGAAGCTGTTGAAGCGGCAAAAGAACTAGGCGGCGACGTTAATGTCGTAAAAGCACAAATCCATGCGGGCGGAAGAGGAAAAGCCGGCGGGGTAAAAGTAGCAAAAAACTTAGAAGAAGTGCGTACATATGCCGAAGAGATCCTAGGTAAAACACTAGTAACTCCGCAAACAGGACCTGAAGGTAAAGAAGTTAAGCGTCTTCTTATTGAAGAAGGCTGCGATATTAAAAAAGAGTATTATGTTGGCCTCGTCGTTGACCGCGCTACAGATCGAATTGTTTTAATGGCGTCTGAAGAAGGTGGGACTGAAATAGAGGAAGTTGCAGAAAAATCACCTGAAAAGATTTTTTATGAGGTTGTTGATCCTGCAGTAGGTCTTACTGGATTCCAAGCAAGAAGAGTTGCCTTTAATATTAATATTCCCAAAGAGTTAGTTGGAAAAGCGGCTAAATTTATGTTAAGCCTTTACAAAGCCTTCGAAGAAAAGGATTGTTCTATTGCTGAAATTAATCCTCTTGTAGTGACGGGTGATGGTAATGTAATTGCCTTAGATGCGAAGCTTAATTTTGATGCGAACGCATTGTTCAAGCATAAAGATATTTTAGAATATCGTGATCTTGATGAAGAGGATGCGAAAGAAATTGAAGCATCTAAATATGACCTAAGCTATATTTCACTTGATGGTAATATTGGATGTATGGTAAATGGTGCTGGTCTTGCAATGGCAACAATGGATATCATTAAGCACTATGGCGGAGATCCCGCAAACTTCCTTGACGTTGGGGGCGGTGCAACTGCTGAAAAAGTAACAGAAGCATTTAAAATCATTCTTTCCGATGAAAATGTACAAGGTATCTTTGTCAATATTTTTGGTGGAATTATGAAGTGCGACATTATTGCTACGGGAGTTGTAGAAGCTGCAAAACAAGTAAGCTTGGAAGTACCACTGGTTGTTAGATTAGAAGGAACAAATGTGGATTTAGGAAAGAAAATTTTGAACGAATCAGGGTTGAACATTATTGCTGCTGAATCAATGGCAGATGGAGCTCAGAAAATCGTCGAACTAGTAGGATAA
- the ylqF gene encoding ribosome biogenesis GTPase YlqF, with protein sequence MTIQWFPGHMAKARREVTEKLKLVDIIFELVDARIPVSSSNPMLQDIIQQKPRLILLNKADMADQGLTKKWIKAYADKDMKALAINSQAGSGMKEIVKAAEEILHEKRERQKAKGLKPRPIRAMIIGIPNVGKSTLINRLAKKNIAKTGNTPGVTRAQQWIKVGKELELLDTPGILWPKFEDPETGYKLALTGAIKDTLLNMQDIAVFGLRYLETHYPERLLNQYQLEEIPNDLAIFFDKIGLLRGCLAAGGDVDYDKTAETVVRDLRTQKFGNITFDLPDQNPV encoded by the coding sequence ATGACAATTCAATGGTTCCCGGGGCATATGGCAAAAGCGCGTCGGGAAGTGACGGAAAAACTGAAGTTAGTTGATATTATATTTGAACTTGTGGATGCTCGAATCCCAGTATCATCTTCTAATCCAATGCTTCAAGATATTATCCAACAAAAGCCCCGACTTATATTATTAAATAAAGCGGATATGGCGGATCAAGGATTAACGAAAAAATGGATCAAAGCTTATGCAGATAAAGATATGAAAGCATTAGCAATTAATTCCCAAGCTGGAAGTGGAATGAAAGAAATTGTAAAAGCTGCAGAAGAAATTCTTCACGAAAAGCGGGAACGACAAAAAGCAAAAGGTTTAAAACCTAGACCAATACGTGCGATGATTATCGGAATACCAAATGTCGGGAAATCGACACTAATTAATCGGTTGGCAAAAAAAAATATTGCTAAAACAGGCAATACGCCCGGTGTCACTCGTGCGCAGCAGTGGATAAAAGTAGGCAAAGAATTGGAACTACTTGATACACCAGGTATACTCTGGCCAAAATTTGAAGACCCTGAAACAGGCTATAAATTAGCTCTAACAGGTGCTATTAAAGATACTTTATTAAATATGCAAGATATCGCGGTCTTTGGCTTGCGTTACCTTGAAACTCATTATCCAGAACGTTTATTAAATCAATATCAACTAGAAGAAATTCCGAATGATCTAGCTATATTTTTTGATAAGATTGGTTTACTACGAGGCTGTTTAGCTGCAGGTGGGGATGTTGATTATGATAAAACGGCGGAAACAGTTGTGAGAGATTTGAGGACGCAAAAATTCGGAAATATTACTTTCGATTTACCGGACCAAAATCCTGTTTAA
- the trmFO gene encoding FADH(2)-oxidizing methylenetetrahydrofolate--tRNA-(uracil(54)-C(5))-methyltransferase TrmFO: protein MTQTVNVVGAGLAGSEAAWQLAKRGINVKLFEMRPVKQTPAHHTDKFAELVCSNSLRSNTLANAVGVLKEEMRLLDSVIIDAADRSSVPAGGALAVDRHEFAGYVTEKVRNHPLIEVFNEEIKEIPEGITIIATGPLTSESLSQQLLSLTGEEYLYFYDAAAPIIEKDSIDMNKVYLKSRYDKGEAAYLNCPMSEDEFDRFYEALITAETVPLKEFEKEIFFEGCMPIEVMAARGKKTMLFGPMKPVGLEDPRTGKRPYAVVQLRQDDAAGTLYNLVGFQTHLKWGPQKDVLRLIPGLENVEVVRYGVMHRNTFINSPNVLEPTYQFKARPSLLFAGQMTGVEGYVESAASGLVAGINAARLVLGEDPVIFPKETTIGSMAHYITATGSKNFQPMNVNFGLLPDLPEKIKDKKSRNEQYGERALRTIQNFVKNL, encoded by the coding sequence ATGACACAAACCGTAAATGTAGTTGGAGCTGGTCTTGCGGGAAGCGAAGCCGCATGGCAATTAGCCAAGAGAGGTATCAACGTTAAGTTATTTGAAATGAGGCCGGTAAAGCAAACGCCAGCACATCATACAGATAAATTCGCTGAGTTAGTATGTTCGAATTCGCTGCGTTCCAACACATTGGCAAATGCGGTAGGTGTATTGAAAGAAGAAATGCGATTACTTGATTCCGTTATTATTGATGCAGCAGATCGCTCATCTGTTCCAGCGGGTGGTGCGCTTGCAGTTGACAGACATGAATTTGCGGGTTATGTAACGGAAAAAGTAAGGAACCATCCACTTATTGAAGTATTTAATGAAGAGATAAAAGAGATTCCTGAGGGGATCACAATCATAGCTACTGGTCCTTTAACAAGTGAATCACTTTCCCAGCAGTTGCTCTCACTAACAGGTGAAGAGTATTTATATTTTTATGATGCAGCTGCACCCATCATTGAAAAAGATAGTATTGATATGAATAAAGTATATTTAAAATCGCGTTATGATAAAGGCGAAGCTGCCTATTTAAACTGCCCTATGTCTGAAGACGAATTTGATCGCTTTTATGAAGCCCTTATCACTGCTGAGACTGTCCCTTTAAAAGAATTTGAAAAAGAAATATTCTTTGAAGGCTGTATGCCGATCGAAGTTATGGCTGCAAGAGGCAAAAAAACAATGTTGTTTGGTCCAATGAAGCCTGTAGGCCTGGAAGATCCTCGAACAGGCAAAAGACCATATGCTGTTGTTCAACTTCGTCAAGATGATGCAGCTGGAACATTATATAATTTAGTAGGGTTTCAAACCCATCTAAAATGGGGACCGCAAAAGGATGTGCTTCGTCTCATTCCTGGGTTGGAAAATGTAGAGGTCGTAAGATACGGTGTGATGCATCGAAACACTTTTATAAATTCACCGAATGTGTTGGAACCTACATATCAATTTAAAGCACGTCCTAGTTTATTATTTGCCGGTCAAATGACGGGGGTGGAAGGGTATGTAGAGTCAGCCGCAAGCGGATTAGTAGCTGGGATTAATGCTGCACGTTTAGTGCTTGGTGAGGATCCGGTCATCTTCCCAAAAGAAACGACGATCGGAAGCATGGCTCATTATATTACAGCTACAGGATCAAAAAACTTTCAACCAATGAATGTGAATTTTGGTTTGTTACCTGATTTGCCAGAAAAGATAAAAGATAAAAAGTCAAGAAATGAGCAGTATGGAGAAAGAGCATTGCGAACAATTCAAAACTTTGTGAAAAATTTGTAA